Proteins co-encoded in one Pseudomonas fluorescens genomic window:
- the pta gene encoding phosphate acetyltransferase, whose product MQTFFIAPTDFGVGLTSISLGLVRTLERAGLKVGFFKPIAQPHPGDTGPERSTELVARTHGLKPPQPLGLAHVERMLGDGQLDELLEEIIALYQQAAVGKDVLVVEGMVPTRSASYAARVNLHLAKSLDAEVILVSAPENEVLTELSGRVELQAQLFGGPKDPKVLGVILNKVKTDESMDAFAARLKEHSPLLRTGDFRLLGCIPFQPELNAPRTRDVADLMGAQVLNAGDYETRRMTKTIICARTMRNTVDLLKPGVLVVTPGDRDDIILAVSLAAINGVPLAGLLLTSDTLPDPRIMDLCRGALQAGLPVLSVSTGSYDTANLLNGLNKEIPVDDRERAEIITDFVASHLDANWLHQRCGTPREMRLSPAVFRYQLIQRAQAANKRIVLPEGSEPFTVQAAAICQERGIARCVLLAKPADVEAVARAQGIVLPPGLEILDPDLIRERYVEPMVALRKSKSLNAPMAEQQLEDTVVIGTMMLALDEVDGLVSGIINTTANTIRPALQLIKTAPGCTLVSSVFFMLFPEEVLVYGDCVMNPHPSAAELAEIALQSADSAAAFGITPRVAMISYSSGESATGEEVEKVREATLLAHEQQHSLLIDGPLQYDAAANETVARQLAPNSQVAGRATVFVFPDLNTGNTTHKAVQRSADCVSLGPMLQGLRKPVNDLPRGAQVDDIVYTIALTAIQAANRPLDI is encoded by the coding sequence ATGCAAACTTTTTTTATCGCGCCCACCGATTTTGGTGTGGGTCTGACCTCCATCAGCCTCGGGCTGGTGCGTACGCTGGAACGGGCCGGGCTGAAAGTCGGCTTCTTCAAACCGATTGCCCAGCCCCATCCAGGCGACACCGGCCCCGAGCGCTCCACCGAACTGGTGGCCCGCACCCATGGCCTGAAACCGCCGCAGCCACTGGGCCTGGCCCATGTCGAGCGGATGCTTGGCGACGGACAACTCGACGAGTTGCTCGAAGAAATCATCGCTCTCTACCAACAGGCTGCCGTCGGCAAGGACGTACTGGTCGTCGAAGGTATGGTGCCGACCCGCAGCGCCAGCTATGCCGCGCGGGTCAACCTGCACCTGGCCAAGAGCCTGGACGCCGAAGTGATTCTGGTCTCGGCGCCGGAAAACGAAGTGCTCACCGAACTGTCCGGCCGCGTCGAGTTGCAGGCGCAACTGTTCGGTGGGCCGAAAGACCCGAAAGTCCTCGGCGTGATCCTCAACAAGGTCAAGACCGACGAGAGCATGGACGCCTTCGCCGCGCGTCTGAAAGAGCATTCGCCGTTGCTGCGCACGGGGGATTTCCGTCTGCTCGGCTGCATCCCGTTCCAGCCGGAACTTAACGCTCCGCGCACCCGCGACGTCGCCGACCTGATGGGCGCCCAGGTGCTCAACGCCGGCGACTACGAAACCCGGCGCATGACCAAGACCATCATTTGCGCACGCACCATGCGCAACACCGTGGACCTGCTCAAGCCCGGCGTGCTGGTGGTGACCCCCGGCGATCGCGACGACATCATCCTCGCGGTCAGCCTCGCGGCCATCAACGGCGTGCCGCTGGCCGGCCTGCTGCTGACCAGCGATACCCTGCCGGATCCGCGCATCATGGACTTGTGCCGTGGCGCGTTGCAGGCCGGTCTGCCGGTGCTGTCGGTGAGCACCGGCTCCTACGACACCGCCAACCTGCTCAACGGCCTGAACAAGGAAATCCCCGTCGATGACCGCGAGCGGGCGGAAATCATCACCGATTTCGTCGCCAGTCATCTGGATGCCAACTGGCTGCATCAGCGCTGCGGTACGCCGCGAGAAATGCGCCTGTCGCCAGCCGTGTTCCGCTATCAATTGATTCAACGCGCGCAGGCCGCCAACAAACGCATCGTCCTGCCCGAAGGCAGCGAGCCGTTCACCGTGCAAGCGGCGGCGATCTGTCAGGAACGCGGGATTGCCCGTTGCGTGCTGTTGGCCAAACCGGCAGACGTCGAAGCCGTCGCCCGGGCCCAGGGCATCGTGCTGCCGCCGGGGCTGGAAATTCTCGATCCGGATCTGATCCGCGAGCGCTACGTCGAGCCGATGGTCGCCTTGCGCAAGAGCAAAAGCCTCAATGCGCCGATGGCCGAGCAGCAACTGGAAGACACCGTGGTGATCGGCACCATGATGCTGGCGCTGGATGAGGTCGACGGACTGGTCTCCGGCATCATCAACACCACCGCCAATACCATCCGCCCGGCGCTTCAACTGATCAAGACCGCGCCGGGCTGCACGCTGGTGTCGTCGGTGTTCTTCATGCTCTTCCCGGAGGAAGTGCTGGTCTACGGCGACTGCGTGATGAACCCGCACCCGAGCGCCGCCGAACTGGCCGAGATCGCCCTGCAAAGCGCCGACTCGGCCGCCGCGTTCGGCATCACCCCGCGTGTGGCAATGATCAGCTATTCCAGCGGCGAATCGGCCACCGGCGAGGAAGTCGAGAAAGTCCGCGAAGCCACCCTGCTCGCCCACGAACAACAGCACTCGCTGCTGATCGACGGGCCGTTGCAGTACGACGCCGCCGCCAACGAAACCGTGGCCCGGCAACTGGCACCGAACAGCCAGGTGGCCGGTCGCGCCACGGTGTTCGTATTCCCCGACCTGAACACCGGCAACACCACCCACAAAGCCGTGCAACGCAGCGCCGATTGCGTCAGCCTCGGCCCGATGCTGCAAGGCCTGCGCAAACCGGTGAACGATCTGCCGCGCGGCGCGCAGGTCGACGACATCGTCTACACCATTGCCCTGACCGCGATTCAGGCTGCCAACCGACCTCTGGATATCTGA
- a CDS encoding DUF3565 domain-containing protein, which produces METALLAAISMGRDLLHKNIERPSLAKQSLESDHNPDKRDSTITGFHQDEDGHWVAELSCGHTQHLRHQPPWQSRAWVLDATQRIEKIGQPFACGWCAQGSVSANLDA; this is translated from the coding sequence ATGGAGACAGCCTTATTGGCGGCGATCAGCATGGGGCGAGACCTTTTGCATAAGAATATAGAAAGGCCAAGTTTAGCGAAGCAATCGCTCGAAAGCGACCACAACCCTGACAAACGGGACTCGACGATTACAGGCTTCCATCAGGACGAGGACGGTCACTGGGTGGCCGAGCTCTCCTGCGGCCACACCCAGCATCTGCGCCACCAACCACCCTGGCAGTCGCGGGCATGGGTGCTGGACGCAACGCAACGTATTGAAAAAATAGGCCAACCCTTTGCTTGCGGTTGGTGCGCTCAAGGCTCGGTTAGCGCTAACCTTGACGCCTGA
- a CDS encoding FKBP-type peptidyl-prolyl cis-trans isomerase — MLIAANKAVSIDYTLTNDAGEVIDSSAGGAPLVYLHGAGNIIPGLEKALEGKEVGNDLEVSVEPEDAYGEYSAELVSTLSRSMFEGVDELEVGMQFHASAPDGQMQIVTIRDLDGDDVTVDGNHPLAGQRLNFKVKVVAIRDASQEEVAHGHVHGEGGHHH; from the coding sequence ATGCTGATCGCCGCCAATAAGGCTGTCTCCATCGACTATACCCTGACCAACGACGCTGGTGAGGTCATCGACAGCTCCGCCGGCGGCGCTCCGCTGGTTTACCTGCATGGCGCAGGCAACATCATCCCGGGCCTTGAAAAAGCCCTGGAAGGCAAGGAAGTCGGCAACGATCTGGAAGTTTCCGTCGAGCCGGAAGATGCCTACGGCGAGTACTCGGCCGAACTGGTCAGCACCCTGAGCCGCAGCATGTTCGAAGGTGTCGACGAACTGGAAGTCGGCATGCAGTTCCACGCGTCGGCGCCGGACGGTCAGATGCAGATCGTCACCATCCGTGATCTGGACGGCGACGACGTCACCGTCGACGGCAACCACCCTTTGGCCGGTCAGCGCCTGAACTTCAAAGTGAAGGTCGTTGCCATCCGTGACGCCAGCCAGGAAGAAGTCGCTCATGGTCACGTCCATGGCGAAGGTGGCCATCACCACTGA
- a CDS encoding glutathione peroxidase has translation MSAFHDLKLTALDGQELPLAPFKGQVVLVVNVASKCGLTPQYAALENLYQQYKGKGFSVLGLPCNQFAGQEPGSEQEIQEFCSLNYGVSFPLSKKLEVNGHDRHQLYRLLAGEGAEFPGDITWNFEKFLLGKDGRVLARFSPRTAPDDPSVITAIEKALS, from the coding sequence ATGAGTGCTTTTCACGACCTTAAGTTGACAGCCCTGGATGGTCAGGAGCTACCGCTGGCACCCTTCAAGGGCCAAGTCGTGCTGGTGGTCAACGTCGCCTCCAAATGCGGCTTGACCCCACAGTACGCGGCGCTGGAAAACCTCTATCAGCAATACAAGGGCAAAGGTTTCAGTGTGCTGGGCCTGCCGTGCAACCAGTTTGCCGGTCAGGAACCGGGCAGCGAGCAGGAGATTCAGGAATTCTGCAGCCTCAACTATGGCGTGAGTTTTCCGTTGTCGAAAAAGCTCGAAGTCAACGGTCACGATCGCCATCAGCTGTACCGGCTGCTGGCGGGCGAGGGGGCCGAATTTCCCGGTGACATCACCTGGAATTTCGAGAAATTCCTGCTCGGCAAGGACGGTCGCGTGCTGGCGCGCTTCTCGCCGCGCACGGCGCCGGATGATCCTTCGGTGATCACGGCGATCGAAAAAGCCCTGAGCTGA
- a CDS encoding NADH:flavin oxidoreductase, whose protein sequence is MPVQALFKPFQLGALELPTRVVMAPMTRSFSPGGVPNSKVIEYYRRRAAAGVGLIITEGTTVGHQASNGYPNVPQFFGEAALAGWKKVVDAVHAEGGKIVPQLWHVGNVRRLGTEPDASVPGYGPSKKLKDGQVVVHGMTKQDIQDVIAAFAQAAKDAKSIGMDGVEIHGAHGYLIDQFFWEGSNQRTDEYGGSLANRSRFAIELIQAVRAAVGEGFPIIFRFSQWKQQDYTARLVQTPEALGEFLQPLSDAGVDIFHCSTRRFWEPEFDGSELNLAGWTRKLTGKPTITVGSVGLDGEFLQFMVNTDKVAQPASLEKLLERLNNDEFDLVAVGRALLVDPDWAQKVREGREQDILPFSREALMTLV, encoded by the coding sequence ATGCCCGTGCAAGCCCTGTTCAAACCGTTCCAGCTCGGTGCCCTCGAACTGCCGACCCGCGTGGTCATGGCGCCGATGACCCGTTCGTTCTCTCCGGGCGGCGTACCCAATTCCAAAGTGATCGAGTACTACCGTCGTCGCGCGGCAGCGGGCGTCGGCCTGATCATCACCGAGGGCACCACCGTTGGCCATCAAGCCTCCAATGGTTACCCGAATGTGCCGCAGTTTTTCGGTGAAGCGGCACTGGCCGGCTGGAAGAAAGTCGTCGACGCGGTGCATGCCGAAGGCGGCAAGATCGTTCCGCAGCTGTGGCACGTCGGCAATGTGCGCCGTCTGGGCACCGAGCCGGACGCGAGCGTGCCGGGTTACGGCCCGTCGAAAAAACTCAAGGACGGTCAGGTCGTGGTGCACGGCATGACGAAGCAGGATATTCAGGACGTGATCGCAGCCTTCGCCCAGGCTGCCAAAGATGCCAAGAGCATCGGCATGGACGGCGTGGAAATCCACGGCGCCCACGGTTACCTGATCGACCAGTTCTTCTGGGAAGGCAGCAACCAGCGCACCGACGAATACGGCGGCAGCCTGGCCAACCGTTCGCGTTTTGCCATCGAGCTGATTCAGGCTGTACGCGCAGCTGTTGGCGAAGGTTTCCCGATCATCTTCCGCTTCTCCCAGTGGAAGCAGCAGGACTACACCGCACGTCTGGTGCAGACCCCGGAGGCGTTGGGCGAGTTTCTCCAGCCATTGTCCGACGCCGGTGTGGATATTTTCCACTGCTCGACGCGCCGTTTCTGGGAGCCGGAATTCGATGGTTCCGAACTGAACCTGGCCGGCTGGACCCGCAAACTGACCGGTAAACCGACCATCACCGTTGGCAGCGTCGGCCTCGATGGCGAGTTCCTGCAGTTCATGGTCAACACCGACAAGGTGGCACAACCGGCCAGTCTGGAAAAACTGCTGGAGCGTCTGAACAACGATGAGTTCGATCTGGTGGCAGTGGGGCGTGCGCTGCTGGTGGATCCGGACTGGGCGCAGAAAGTGCGCGAAGGCCGCGAGCAGGACATTCTGCCATTCAGCCGTGAGGCGTTGATGACGCTGGTTTGA
- a CDS encoding glycosyltransferase family 4 protein, which produces MASADTEAMTTALHITLISETFPPEINGVANTLGRLCDGLRARGHRVELVRPRQGDDPQRSEDDALLLCRGWPLPGYPGLQWGQSSMHKLLRRWTRQRPDVLYIATEGPLGLSALRAARRLGIAVVSGFHTNFQQYTNQYGLGLLTRLLTHYLRWFHNRSALTLVPSVSQRLELERRHFDRLALLSRGVDSQLFHPTKRLNALREQWGLNEQDIAVIHVGRLAPEKNLALLKRCFDKLAGAYPQRNLKLIIVGDGPQRAALEKELPNAIFCGSQRGEALAAHYASGDLFLFPSMTETFGNVVLEALASGLGVVAYDQAAAAQHIRHGYNGVLAMPGDEEAFCDAAQWLLEEDETLRCVRLNARQHASRQGWAAIIEQFENHLQGACRDLRDKPPTAIKPASSTPHG; this is translated from the coding sequence ATGGCCTCAGCCGACACTGAGGCCATGACGACAGCTCTACATATCACCCTGATCAGCGAAACCTTCCCACCGGAAATCAACGGGGTGGCCAATACCCTTGGCCGCTTGTGCGACGGTTTGCGCGCACGCGGGCATCGGGTGGAACTGGTGCGGCCGCGTCAAGGTGACGATCCGCAGCGCAGTGAAGACGATGCGCTGCTGTTGTGCCGGGGCTGGCCGTTGCCGGGCTATCCGGGATTGCAGTGGGGTCAGTCGTCGATGCACAAGTTGCTGCGACGCTGGACTCGCCAACGCCCGGACGTGCTCTACATCGCCACCGAAGGCCCCCTCGGGTTGTCTGCACTGCGAGCCGCACGCCGCCTGGGTATTGCCGTGGTCAGCGGCTTCCACACCAATTTTCAGCAGTACACCAACCAGTACGGCCTCGGCTTGCTGACGCGTTTGCTGACCCACTATCTGCGCTGGTTTCACAATCGTTCGGCCCTGACCCTGGTGCCGAGCGTCAGCCAGCGCCTGGAGCTGGAGCGGCGGCATTTCGATCGTCTGGCACTGCTGTCCCGAGGGGTCGACAGCCAGTTGTTTCACCCGACCAAACGGCTGAACGCTTTGCGCGAGCAATGGGGACTGAACGAGCAGGACATTGCGGTGATTCATGTCGGACGCCTTGCCCCCGAAAAAAATCTTGCCCTGCTCAAACGTTGCTTCGACAAACTCGCCGGCGCGTACCCGCAACGTAATCTGAAACTGATCATCGTCGGTGACGGACCGCAGCGCGCAGCCCTGGAAAAGGAATTGCCCAACGCGATTTTCTGCGGCTCGCAACGCGGCGAAGCATTGGCGGCGCACTATGCGTCCGGTGATCTGTTCCTGTTTCCGAGCATGACCGAAACCTTCGGCAACGTCGTGCTGGAGGCACTGGCTTCAGGCCTTGGCGTGGTGGCCTACGATCAGGCAGCGGCGGCACAACATATCCGCCATGGCTACAACGGCGTGCTGGCGATGCCGGGGGATGAAGAAGCGTTTTGCGATGCAGCGCAGTGGCTGCTTGAAGAGGATGAAACCTTGCGTTGCGTCAGGTTGAACGCCCGCCAGCATGCCAGTCGCCAAGGCTGGGCGGCGATCATCGAGCAGTTTGAAAACCATCTGCAGGGAGCTTGCCGCGACCTGCGCGACAAGCCCCCCACTGCGATCAAACCAGCGTCATCAACGCCTCACGGCTGA
- the cysZ gene encoding sulfate transporter CysZ — protein sequence MPAPVLSGPQYLREGLKLVLSPGLRLFVLLPLAINLVLFVGLIYFAGHQFSLWVDSLMPSLPDWLSFLSYILWPLFVVLVALMVFFTFTLLANVIAAPFNGFLAEKVEVVVRGTDDFPAFSWGELIAMIPRTLAREMRKLGYFLPRAIGLFILSFIPMVNIIAAPLWLLFGVWMMAIQYIDYPADNHKLGWNEMLAWLRQKRWQSMSFGGIVYLALLIPVVNILMMPAAVAGATLFWVRERGAENLVTQR from the coding sequence ATGCCCGCCCCTGTTCTGTCCGGCCCGCAATACCTGCGCGAAGGCCTCAAACTGGTCTTGAGCCCGGGCCTGCGCCTGTTCGTGCTGCTGCCGCTGGCCATCAACCTGGTGCTGTTCGTCGGATTGATCTATTTCGCCGGACACCAGTTCAGCCTGTGGGTCGACTCCCTGATGCCATCGCTCCCCGACTGGCTGAGCTTTCTGAGCTACATCCTGTGGCCGCTGTTCGTGGTGCTGGTGGCGTTGATGGTGTTCTTCACCTTCACCCTGCTGGCCAACGTCATCGCGGCGCCGTTCAACGGCTTCCTCGCGGAAAAGGTTGAAGTGGTGGTGCGCGGCACCGACGACTTCCCGGCCTTCAGCTGGGGCGAACTGATCGCCATGATCCCGCGCACCCTGGCCCGGGAAATGCGCAAGCTCGGTTACTTCCTGCCCCGGGCGATCGGCCTGTTCATCCTGTCGTTCATCCCGATGGTGAACATTATCGCCGCGCCGCTGTGGCTGCTGTTCGGCGTATGGATGATGGCGATCCAGTACATCGACTACCCGGCCGACAACCACAAACTGGGCTGGAATGAGATGCTCGCCTGGCTGCGCCAGAAGCGCTGGCAGAGCATGAGCTTCGGCGGGATCGTCTACCTGGCGCTGCTGATTCCGGTGGTCAACATCCTGATGATGCCTGCCGCCGTGGCCGGAGCGACGTTGTTCTGGGTGCGCGAACGCGGGGCCGAAAATCTTGTGACGCAACGCTGA